A region from the uncultured Sunxiuqinia sp. genome encodes:
- the lptC gene encoding LPS export ABC transporter periplasmic protein LptC: MSNSKKIKSKYPSLSIAILSLGIAVLFFSCANKIEKIKEVSSGEKLYSAEAENYEMIHSDSTIIRFKLITPKLINYDKVDDPFIEFPEGVKIEKYNDQMEQTASITSNYARYFEKEKRWEAENNVVAVNPQGDTLKTEQLIWEEEKEKIYSEQFVKIIRKDQVITGVGFESDQNLGNWKIKNPRGPLYIEVEE; the protein is encoded by the coding sequence GTGTCAAATAGTAAAAAAATAAAATCAAAATATCCAAGCTTAAGCATTGCAATTCTCTCTCTGGGAATTGCAGTGCTTTTCTTTTCCTGCGCCAATAAGATTGAGAAAATAAAAGAAGTATCGTCGGGCGAAAAGCTATATAGTGCCGAGGCTGAAAACTACGAGATGATTCATTCCGATTCAACAATCATTCGGTTTAAACTGATTACTCCCAAATTGATCAACTATGATAAAGTTGATGACCCATTTATCGAATTTCCTGAAGGCGTGAAAATTGAAAAATATAACGACCAAATGGAGCAAACAGCAAGCATCACGTCCAATTATGCTCGCTATTTTGAAAAAGAAAAAAGATGGGAGGCAGAAAACAATGTCGTTGCGGTCAATCCTCAAGGGGACACCTTGAAGACAGAACAACTGATTTGGGAAGAAGAGAAGGAAAAAATTTATTCCGAACAATTTGTCAAAATCATTCGTAAAGATCAGGTAATAACCGGCGTTGGTTTTGAATCTGATCAGAACTTGGGAAACTGGAAAATAAAAAATCCAAGAGGACCGCTATATATTGAAGTTGAAGAATAG
- a CDS encoding hemolysin family protein — protein MEILVIIILTTILFSAFFSGMEIAFVSANKLRLELDKQQNFISGRILSLFTKNPGQYIATMLIGNNIALVIYGIAFAQLLEPLFFNFIPNDTIVLFLQTITSTLIILFTAEFLPKTLFRINPNTFLRFFSLPLFIFYFLFYPLSKLTIGISRVLLTTIFKSSYGKDTKKKVFNRIDLHYFVNETDEDQQMREEELENEVKLFRNALDFSKVKLREVMVPRTEIEIIDVNSNMEELIQKFIETGYSRILFYQDNIDNIIGYIHHSTIFANPGSIRSNLKKVLIVPETMPASKLLSKFIQQHRSIAIVVDEFGGTAGMVTSEDILEEIFGEIEDEHDTIDFVERQISDHEFVLSARIELDDLNEKYNLKFPVKENFETLAGFILFHHESIPKINTIIDIDNYRFKILKASNTKIELVNLKILDNT, from the coding sequence ATGGAAATCCTAGTAATCATTATTCTTACTACTATTTTATTCTCTGCTTTTTTCTCCGGAATGGAAATTGCATTTGTATCAGCCAATAAATTAAGATTGGAACTGGACAAACAGCAAAATTTTATTAGCGGCCGTATTTTATCACTTTTTACTAAGAACCCAGGGCAATATATTGCAACAATGCTTATCGGCAATAACATTGCGCTTGTCATTTATGGTATTGCATTTGCTCAGCTCCTGGAACCCTTATTTTTCAATTTTATCCCTAACGACACCATTGTTTTGTTTTTACAAACAATTACCTCAACACTAATCATACTTTTTACCGCTGAGTTTTTGCCAAAAACGTTGTTTCGAATAAATCCGAACACTTTTCTACGTTTCTTTTCGTTACCACTATTCATTTTCTACTTCTTATTTTATCCGCTATCAAAATTAACCATCGGGATATCCCGTGTTCTGCTCACAACAATATTCAAATCATCCTACGGAAAGGATACCAAGAAAAAGGTTTTCAACCGAATTGATCTGCATTATTTTGTGAATGAAACCGACGAAGATCAGCAAATGCGTGAAGAGGAGCTAGAAAACGAAGTGAAGCTTTTCAGAAATGCGCTTGACTTTTCAAAAGTGAAACTTCGAGAGGTCATGGTTCCACGCACTGAAATTGAGATCATAGATGTCAACTCAAATATGGAAGAGCTTATCCAAAAATTCATTGAAACAGGCTATTCACGAATCCTTTTCTATCAGGATAATATTGACAATATTATTGGCTACATCCATCACTCTACAATCTTTGCTAATCCCGGATCTATTCGTTCCAATTTGAAAAAAGTACTAATCGTTCCCGAAACCATGCCCGCAAGTAAATTGCTGAGTAAGTTCATCCAGCAACACCGCAGCATTGCTATCGTGGTTGACGAATTTGGTGGCACAGCAGGGATGGTGACCAGCGAAGACATTTTAGAAGAGATTTTTGGAGAAATTGAAGATGAACATGACACCATTGATTTTGTGGAACGACAAATTAGTGATCATGAATTTGTCCTTTCGGCACGCATTGAACTGGACGACCTGAATGAAAAATACAACCTGAAATTTCCGGTTAAAGAGAACTTTGAAACACTTGCCGGGTTTATACTATTCCACCACGAAAGTATTCCTAAAATCAATACGATCATTGATATAGACAATTACCGCTTTAAAATCCTAAAAGCCTCAAACACTAAGATCGAGCTGGTGAACCTTAAGATATTGGACAACACCTAA
- a CDS encoding SurA N-terminal domain-containing protein — protein sequence MATLQRIRNRAGLLVAIIIGLALVAFILGDMLRSGSSLLRPQQLEVADINGESVQYPDFQKRIEEMAEIYKMNTGATQLNEETWVQVREQAWQNLVREIVMSEVYEDLGLTVTSDELFDMVQGANLHPIIQQLFRNPQTGQVDKTAVLQFLKSLETNATAQQRAYWLYIEDQIKEERIQTKYNNLVAKGLNTTTIEAKNSLEAKNQSVNAQYIRLPFSYLPDSAISVTESELKDYYNKHQDDYKQEESRTIEYVTFNVKASEADDANTLKWMEDVKPEFANVADNAQYVNVNSDVRFENIYQKESELPVNLAEFAFNGKEGDVYGPYKEGNTYKLVKIDEFKDLPDSVEARHILIKPETVGSYEAAMALADSLKSEIENGASFAKLAEEYSEDAGSARKGGDLGWFKKGQMVKPFEEAAFNGKVDELYTATSQFGVHLIQPTKKGKEVKQVRLATLIRNVEPSTQTYQTEYAKASKFVAENQDYDSFKEAIANEKLTKKIATFGENDREVRGLEQSRSLIRAAYDADIEDILHNAEGSAIFELGNNFVIAAVASATEEGIASFEEVKPRIELAVKKQNKGEAIAQKMTDAVNGKDIDAAASALNTEVKDANGITFNSTSIPSIGLEPAVIGTMTSLNQDEMSSPVVGNSGVYLVKVISKTEGSDENVQAELQRLNQALSYRAAYQAYEAQKNAVEIEDKRAKFY from the coding sequence ATGGCTACATTACAGAGAATAAGAAATCGTGCCGGCCTACTGGTTGCGATCATTATTGGTCTAGCATTAGTTGCCTTCATTTTAGGCGATATGCTTCGCTCAGGTAGTTCATTATTAAGGCCTCAACAGTTAGAAGTTGCCGATATTAATGGAGAATCTGTTCAGTACCCTGATTTCCAAAAACGCATTGAAGAAATGGCGGAAATCTACAAGATGAATACTGGGGCTACACAGCTCAACGAAGAGACGTGGGTGCAAGTGCGCGAGCAGGCTTGGCAAAATTTAGTTCGCGAAATTGTTATGAGTGAAGTTTATGAAGACCTTGGGTTAACCGTAACGTCTGATGAACTTTTCGACATGGTTCAGGGAGCTAACCTTCATCCAATCATTCAGCAACTATTCCGCAACCCGCAAACAGGGCAGGTTGATAAAACGGCAGTTCTTCAATTCCTAAAATCATTAGAGACCAATGCTACTGCTCAGCAGAGAGCTTATTGGCTTTATATTGAAGATCAAATTAAAGAAGAACGAATCCAAACCAAATACAACAACTTGGTTGCAAAGGGACTGAATACAACAACAATTGAAGCTAAAAATAGTCTGGAAGCTAAAAATCAAAGCGTTAATGCTCAATATATCCGTTTACCATTCAGCTACTTGCCTGATAGTGCAATTTCAGTAACAGAAAGTGAGTTGAAAGATTATTACAACAAGCACCAAGATGACTACAAACAAGAGGAAAGTCGTACCATTGAATATGTAACATTCAATGTTAAAGCTTCTGAAGCTGATGATGCCAACACGTTGAAATGGATGGAAGATGTAAAACCAGAGTTTGCAAACGTAGCTGACAATGCGCAATATGTAAATGTTAACTCTGACGTTCGTTTTGAAAATATCTACCAAAAAGAAAGTGAACTTCCTGTAAACCTTGCTGAATTTGCTTTCAACGGAAAAGAAGGTGATGTTTACGGACCTTATAAGGAAGGCAATACATACAAATTAGTTAAGATTGACGAATTTAAAGATTTGCCCGACTCAGTAGAAGCCCGCCATATTTTGATCAAGCCGGAAACTGTCGGAAGTTATGAAGCCGCGATGGCTTTAGCTGACAGCTTAAAAAGTGAAATTGAAAACGGAGCTAGCTTTGCAAAACTGGCCGAAGAATACTCAGAAGACGCCGGATCTGCTCGTAAAGGAGGAGATCTGGGGTGGTTCAAAAAAGGCCAAATGGTAAAACCTTTCGAGGAAGCGGCATTCAACGGAAAGGTAGACGAACTTTACACTGCTACTTCGCAATTTGGTGTTCACCTGATTCAACCAACAAAAAAAGGGAAAGAAGTTAAGCAGGTTCGTTTAGCGACCTTAATCCGTAATGTTGAACCAAGTACACAAACGTACCAAACCGAGTACGCTAAGGCAAGTAAGTTTGTTGCCGAAAATCAGGATTATGATTCATTTAAAGAAGCCATTGCAAACGAAAAGCTAACAAAGAAAATTGCAACATTTGGCGAAAATGACCGTGAGGTAAGAGGATTGGAGCAATCTCGCTCATTAATCCGCGCAGCATATGACGCTGATATTGAAGACATTCTTCACAACGCTGAAGGTTCTGCAATTTTTGAACTAGGAAATAACTTTGTGATTGCAGCTGTTGCAAGTGCAACCGAAGAAGGAATAGCTTCTTTTGAAGAAGTGAAACCTCGTATTGAATTGGCTGTTAAAAAGCAAAACAAAGGTGAAGCAATTGCTCAAAAAATGACTGACGCCGTCAATGGCAAAGACATTGATGCAGCTGCTTCAGCATTAAATACTGAAGTGAAAGATGCTAATGGCATTACGTTTAACTCAACATCTATTCCATCAATTGGACTGGAGCCAGCAGTGATTGGAACAATGACCAGCTTAAACCAAGATGAAATGTCGAGTCCTGTTGTCGGAAATAGTGGAGTTTATCTGGTAAAAGTTATTTCTAAAACAGAAGGTTCAGATGAAAATGTTCAAGCAGAATTACAGCGTCTGAATCAAGCATTGAGCTATCGAGCAGCTTATCAAGCCTACGAAGCACAAAAAAATGCTGTTGAAATTGAAGACAAAAGAGCAAAATTCTATTAG
- a CDS encoding DUF1801 domain-containing protein: MAHEFDNYYLNKEEPNKGCLLALRRIILGRDTKVTETRKYGMPCFCYMKKMFCYLWTDKKTDEPYILFVEGKYLNHPELEQGSRSRMKILRINPSVDLPIQTIQLLLNEALGLYLNGTIKVK, from the coding sequence ATGGCTCACGAATTTGACAACTACTATTTGAATAAAGAAGAACCCAATAAAGGTTGTTTGCTCGCTTTGCGGCGCATTATTCTCGGACGGGACACCAAGGTGACTGAAACACGGAAGTATGGTATGCCTTGCTTCTGCTATATGAAAAAGATGTTCTGCTATTTATGGACGGACAAAAAAACAGATGAGCCTTACATTCTTTTTGTTGAAGGAAAATATCTCAATCATCCTGAATTGGAACAAGGAAGTCGTTCCCGCATGAAGATCCTGAGAATTAATCCGAGTGTTGATCTCCCGATTCAGACAATTCAATTGCTATTGAATGAGGCGTTGGGTTTATATCTAAATGGAACGATAAAAGTTAAATAG
- a CDS encoding DUF1080 domain-containing protein yields MNRKLIIISLVLLYSLYASAQDDFVSLFNGENLNGWVEKKSPRDRNYIFFRVIDGTIMANSLNNPEHNPAWLYSEKEYGDFELKFKFRAFKTSSGNSGLQVRSRYDDEEHWMHGPQIDIHSPAPWQTGMVWDETKGYERWVYPNLPRKASVNESMQKKNVIFYYAEETNQWNVMRVRCEGSSIEAWLNGIKVTNYNGIGILNDVKHKSLNVGMRGHIAIEVREKEALILQFKEIYIREF; encoded by the coding sequence ATGAACCGGAAACTGATTATAATTAGTTTAGTTCTCCTATACTCGTTGTATGCCTCTGCGCAAGATGATTTTGTGTCTCTTTTTAACGGGGAAAATCTGAATGGATGGGTTGAAAAGAAAAGCCCACGTGACCGGAATTACATTTTCTTTCGCGTAATCGACGGAACGATCATGGCTAATTCTTTGAATAACCCGGAGCACAATCCTGCTTGGTTATATTCCGAAAAGGAATATGGCGATTTTGAGTTGAAGTTTAAATTCAGGGCATTTAAAACCAGCTCGGGTAATAGTGGTTTGCAAGTACGGTCTAGATATGATGATGAAGAACATTGGATGCATGGACCTCAAATCGATATTCACTCACCAGCTCCGTGGCAAACAGGTATGGTTTGGGATGAAACAAAAGGCTATGAGCGATGGGTATATCCAAATCTTCCTCGAAAAGCAAGTGTTAACGAGTCTATGCAAAAGAAGAATGTGATTTTTTATTATGCCGAAGAAACCAACCAATGGAACGTGATGCGCGTGCGGTGTGAAGGATCTTCGATTGAAGCTTGGTTAAATGGCATAAAAGTGACGAATTACAATGGGATCGGAATTCTAAATGATGTAAAGCATAAAAGCTTAAATGTGGGAATGCGTGGTCATATCGCAATCGAAGTTCGTGAAAAAGAGGCATTGATTCTCCAGTTTAAAGAGATCTATATCAGGGAATTCTAA
- a CDS encoding aldo/keto reductase yields the protein MTHKRELLKNLATMTAALPVPSLLSAQNKERDKLGELLPIRRLGKTNKYVTMLGVGGYHIGWTSERNAQAVIETAIEGGVRFFDTAEQYGPAVSEKRYGKYLTPKYRDNIFLMTKTQARNAKDAQQHLEDTLRRMKTDHLDLWQIHSIFTPEDVENRIAEGGLDVVKKAKESGKVKYIGFTGHRDPFALKKC from the coding sequence ATGACACACAAGCGCGAACTCCTCAAAAATCTGGCAACCATGACTGCTGCGTTGCCTGTTCCTTCCTTACTCAGTGCGCAAAATAAAGAACGCGATAAGCTGGGAGAATTACTTCCGATACGTCGGCTGGGCAAAACAAATAAATATGTGACAATGTTGGGTGTTGGCGGATATCATATTGGCTGGACTAGTGAACGCAATGCTCAAGCAGTGATAGAAACAGCAATTGAGGGAGGGGTTCGTTTTTTTGATACAGCGGAACAATATGGACCCGCCGTTAGTGAAAAACGCTACGGAAAATACCTGACCCCAAAATATCGGGATAATATTTTTCTGATGACAAAAACCCAGGCTCGAAATGCTAAAGATGCACAACAACATCTGGAGGATACTCTCAGACGAATGAAAACCGACCACCTCGACTTGTGGCAAATCCATTCAATCTTCACGCCCGAAGATGTTGAAAACCGCATAGCTGAGGGGGGGTTAGACGTTGTGAAAAAAGCCAAAGAAAGTGGCAAAGTAAAGTACATTGGATTTACCGGACACCGAGACCCTTTTGCCCTTAAAAAATGTTGA
- a CDS encoding putative molybdenum carrier protein, protein MICNKIISGGQTGVDRAALDACLNAKFSCGGWCPAGRKAEDGEIPLTYPLQEIWSTSYDDRTRKNINESDATLIVYEEKLSGGTLLTYNYASEKNKPIFLFKVSPFLIDETLEQLFHFLKINQVETLNIAGARASMWDKAYELSYLITAKLIQKINSPT, encoded by the coding sequence ATGATTTGCAACAAAATAATTAGCGGAGGACAAACCGGTGTTGACCGGGCTGCATTAGATGCTTGTCTTAATGCCAAGTTCTCCTGTGGAGGCTGGTGTCCTGCAGGCCGAAAGGCGGAAGACGGTGAAATCCCGTTAACCTATCCACTCCAGGAAATTTGGAGCACCAGTTATGATGATCGCACCAGAAAAAACATCAATGAATCAGATGCCACTTTGATCGTTTATGAGGAGAAATTAAGTGGTGGCACCTTGCTAACTTATAATTATGCCTCAGAAAAGAACAAACCGATTTTCCTTTTCAAGGTTTCTCCATTTCTCATTGACGAAACCTTGGAACAGCTCTTTCATTTTCTTAAAATCAATCAGGTCGAAACCTTAAATATTGCCGGGGCACGGGCGAGCATGTGGGATAAAGCCTACGAATTGAGCTACTTGATTACAGCTAAGCTAATTCAGAAAATCAATAGTCCGACCTAA
- the uxuA gene encoding mannonate dehydratase, which yields MGLEKTWRWFGDKDRVSLADLKQMGIEGVVTALHHIPNGEVWPVEEIRKVKDQIEHFGMRWSVVESLPVSEGIKTHNADYPRLIENYKQSIRNLGECGIDRICYNFMPVLDWARTDLHYKLKSGGEVMFFDFPTFVAFDVFILNREGAEKDYPPEIVKKAAQKAQQMSDEEKEKLAYNIIVVTQGFINGTVDSSALDFKQTFLDLIDHYKEINHTRLREHLSLFLRDVIPVAEGAGVKLCVHPDDPPFSVLGLPRIVSTQDDLEWICDQVDSISNGLTFCTGSLSVNRGNDLPGIVKKLGSRIHFAHLRNNVFLPDGCFHESGHIEGDVDLFPIMKALLEEQHSRKERGREDIRIPVRPDHGIKMLTDYENDANPGYPLIGRLKGLAELTGLELGMVRMLAEK from the coding sequence ATGGGGCTTGAGAAAACGTGGCGTTGGTTTGGAGATAAAGATCGGGTGAGCCTTGCTGATCTGAAGCAAATGGGTATCGAAGGGGTGGTAACCGCTTTGCATCATATCCCGAATGGGGAAGTTTGGCCTGTTGAGGAGATTCGAAAGGTAAAAGACCAAATTGAACATTTTGGTATGCGTTGGTCAGTGGTGGAGAGTTTGCCGGTTTCCGAAGGAATAAAAACGCACAATGCTGATTATCCCCGGCTGATTGAGAATTACAAGCAATCGATTCGCAACCTTGGAGAGTGTGGCATTGATCGAATTTGCTATAATTTTATGCCTGTGTTGGATTGGGCTCGTACCGACTTGCATTACAAATTGAAAAGTGGGGGAGAAGTTATGTTTTTCGACTTTCCAACTTTTGTGGCTTTCGATGTTTTTATCTTGAATCGGGAAGGAGCAGAAAAGGATTACCCTCCGGAGATTGTAAAGAAAGCAGCACAAAAAGCCCAGCAAATGAGCGATGAAGAAAAAGAAAAACTTGCTTACAATATTATTGTCGTTACGCAGGGTTTCATCAATGGTACCGTTGACAGCTCGGCTCTGGATTTCAAACAGACTTTTCTCGATTTAATTGATCACTACAAAGAAATTAATCATACCCGATTGCGGGAGCATCTATCCTTGTTCTTGAGGGATGTTATTCCGGTGGCCGAAGGGGCAGGGGTGAAGCTGTGCGTTCATCCGGATGATCCGCCATTCTCGGTATTGGGACTTCCACGGATTGTGAGTACGCAAGATGATTTGGAATGGATTTGTGATCAGGTTGATTCGATTTCAAACGGACTTACCTTTTGTACGGGATCGTTATCGGTGAATCGAGGAAATGATTTGCCCGGGATTGTGAAAAAACTCGGTTCGCGCATTCATTTTGCCCACCTGCGCAACAATGTATTTTTACCGGATGGCTGCTTTCACGAATCAGGGCATATTGAAGGTGATGTTGATCTTTTTCCGATAATGAAAGCGCTATTGGAAGAACAGCACTCTAGAAAAGAGAGGGGCCGAGAAGATATTCGAATTCCGGTTCGTCCGGATCATGGTATCAAAATGTTGACTGACTATGAGAACGATGCTAACCCTGGATACCCGTTAATTGGCCGTTTAAAAGGTTTGGCCGAACTGACCGGATTGGAATTGGGCATGGTACGGATGCTTGCCGAAAAATAG
- a CDS encoding SDR family oxidoreductase yields the protein MNNFNIEGQIAIVTGGGGVLGGSIAQSLLEAGVKVAILGRNEERLNKKVEALKSIGEIEAFPCDVLDEERLKEVRDEILDKWGAIDILINAAGGNIPGATLTEEQTIFDMKLTDYRKVTDVNMHGTVVPSLIFGEAMAKNGKGNIINVSSMATYSAITRVMGYSVAKTGINIFTQWMAMEMALKFGEKLRVNAIAPGFFIGDQNRAVLINPDGSYTERSKKVLARTPMKRFGDINELNGIVQFLCSDAASFITGTIIPVDGGFSAFSGV from the coding sequence ATGAATAATTTTAATATTGAAGGACAAATTGCCATCGTTACCGGAGGTGGTGGTGTGTTGGGCGGGAGTATCGCTCAAAGCTTGTTGGAAGCAGGCGTAAAAGTGGCTATTCTTGGGCGAAATGAAGAACGGCTGAATAAGAAAGTAGAAGCACTGAAATCTATTGGCGAAATTGAAGCTTTCCCTTGTGATGTGTTGGATGAAGAGCGACTGAAAGAAGTTCGCGATGAGATTCTTGATAAATGGGGGGCGATTGATATCCTGATTAATGCTGCAGGCGGAAATATCCCGGGTGCCACATTAACCGAGGAGCAAACCATTTTTGATATGAAGTTGACTGACTACCGAAAGGTGACCGATGTAAATATGCATGGCACGGTAGTTCCAAGTTTGATTTTCGGAGAAGCGATGGCAAAAAACGGGAAAGGCAATATCATAAACGTTTCATCAATGGCCACTTATTCGGCTATTACACGGGTAATGGGATATTCTGTTGCTAAAACCGGAATCAATATTTTCACCCAATGGATGGCGATGGAAATGGCTCTTAAGTTTGGAGAGAAATTACGTGTGAATGCGATTGCTCCCGGTTTTTTTATTGGCGATCAGAATCGTGCGGTATTGATCAACCCGGATGGCAGCTACACCGAACGAAGCAAAAAAGTATTGGCTCGCACCCCGATGAAACGCTTTGGTGACATTAACGAATTAAACGGCATTGTTCAATTTCTATGCTCCGATGCCGCAAGTTTCATTACCGGAACAATTATCCCGGTTGATGGCGGTTTTAGTGCGTTCAGCGGTGTTTAG
- a CDS encoding AraC family transcriptional regulator — protein sequence MKIMHEQLNIKNESSLKVKWDDFPHFTFPWHFHPEYELVYVIESFGTRFIGDSVENFEAGDLILLGSNVPHFWKNNELFHRNDPQYKVKAVVIHFPEDFFKQQIDHDQEFQAISHLLKKAGRGIHFSTSVANRLQKDILKLLRLKGLRRTLHFVDLLDQLATTKNQRLLASESYQANLHDLSSDRLDKVMHFINSNYRQDLKVTMIAQHVSMNTSAFCRYFKNKTGKSATEFVNEMRIGYACKLLLENKQNISQICFESGFNNLSNFNHCFKRMKSFSPSQYRKLYHLNSQVS from the coding sequence ATGAAAATCATGCATGAACAGCTGAATATTAAGAATGAAAGCTCCTTAAAAGTAAAGTGGGACGATTTTCCACATTTCACTTTTCCATGGCATTTTCATCCTGAATATGAACTAGTGTATGTAATTGAAAGTTTCGGAACCCGGTTTATTGGTGACAGCGTGGAAAATTTTGAAGCGGGCGATCTGATTTTGTTGGGTTCAAACGTGCCCCACTTTTGGAAAAATAATGAATTATTTCATCGAAATGATCCGCAGTATAAAGTCAAGGCTGTTGTTATTCATTTTCCTGAAGATTTTTTCAAACAGCAAATTGATCATGATCAAGAATTTCAGGCAATCAGTCACTTATTGAAAAAAGCCGGGCGCGGAATTCATTTCTCAACTTCCGTCGCCAACCGCCTGCAAAAAGACATTTTAAAATTACTGCGTCTGAAAGGTCTTAGGCGAACCTTGCATTTTGTTGATTTGCTGGATCAGTTGGCTACCACTAAAAATCAACGATTGCTGGCTAGCGAATCCTACCAAGCCAACCTGCACGATTTGTCGAGCGATCGGCTCGATAAAGTGATGCATTTTATCAATTCAAATTACAGGCAAGATTTAAAAGTTACAATGATTGCCCAACATGTAAGCATGAACACCAGTGCATTTTGCCGCTATTTCAAAAATAAAACCGGTAAATCAGCTACTGAATTTGTCAATGAAATGCGAATTGGATACGCCTGCAAATTATTACTTGAAAACAAGCAAAACATCTCTCAAATCTGTTTTGAGAGCGGCTTCAACAACCTTTCAAACTTCAATCACTGTTTCAAACGTATGAAATCATTTTCGCCCAGCCAATACCGAAAATTATACCACCTAAACAGTCAAGTTAGTTAA
- a CDS encoding acyl-CoA dehydrogenase family protein: MNEIIEMKKTSSERNSTTQEPIEQFLAKLKDKMKQVYHQRGDIDKYSQQRGLPPFVLREIMECNPLSIGIPKEYGGRGAIMRENIALLEAASYESLALSLTFGINSALFLQPVGKYAQEETKASVFKRFLEQRNMGGLMITEPDYGSDALNMQTSCTEEEDYFQLNGKKHWAGLTGWADYWLLTARQKTGKGDLKRDIDFFICDVTQPNQGIQVEEFFDNLGLYQIPYGRNHIDVKIPKTHRLQPHSTGVKMMLDLLHRSRMQFPGMAMGFIHRIMDEAIDHCKQRLVGGKSLLNYDQVQERLSKLQASFTVCSAMCSNSAKKAGVENDLTGIGIEANAVKSVITDLMQEAAQSLTQLVGAKAYKLSHLGGRGIVDSRPFQIFEGSNDILYAQISEGIVKQMRKLKETNLFNFLKGYELTSRSADQLKDLFNFNLNLQLPQRKMVELGQVIGRVISMDMVHRLADEGFRSELIEGGVNMLQQEITQTMSKFKSKTLDLVIEDYQDDSSWLQFSI; this comes from the coding sequence ATGAATGAGATTATTGAGATGAAAAAAACTTCCTCGGAAAGGAATTCAACTACCCAAGAGCCAATCGAGCAATTTTTAGCAAAGCTTAAAGACAAAATGAAACAAGTCTATCATCAACGAGGTGATATTGACAAATACAGCCAGCAACGGGGATTGCCTCCTTTTGTGCTTCGCGAAATCATGGAATGTAATCCGCTATCGATCGGAATTCCGAAGGAATATGGTGGTCGTGGTGCCATCATGCGCGAAAACATTGCACTGCTTGAAGCAGCGTCGTACGAATCGCTGGCTCTGTCGCTGACTTTTGGAATTAATTCAGCCCTGTTTTTACAGCCCGTTGGAAAGTACGCACAGGAAGAGACTAAAGCTTCGGTTTTCAAACGCTTTTTGGAACAGCGAAACATGGGTGGACTGATGATTACCGAGCCTGATTACGGCAGCGATGCCCTGAACATGCAAACATCATGTACTGAAGAAGAAGACTATTTCCAGCTGAATGGGAAAAAACACTGGGCCGGATTAACCGGATGGGCTGACTATTGGCTGCTCACCGCCAGACAAAAAACGGGAAAAGGTGATCTGAAACGCGACATCGACTTCTTTATTTGCGATGTAACCCAACCCAATCAGGGCATTCAGGTTGAAGAGTTTTTTGACAACCTTGGATTGTATCAGATTCCCTACGGACGAAACCATATTGATGTAAAAATTCCAAAAACGCATCGCCTGCAACCTCATTCAACGGGGGTTAAAATGATGTTGGATTTACTGCATCGTTCACGCATGCAGTTTCCGGGAATGGCCATGGGTTTTATTCATCGTATTATGGATGAAGCAATCGACCATTGCAAACAACGATTAGTCGGAGGGAAAAGCTTATTGAACTACGATCAGGTTCAGGAGCGTTTATCGAAATTACAAGCCTCATTTACGGTTTGCTCGGCCATGTGCTCAAACAGTGCAAAAAAGGCCGGTGTTGAAAACGACCTGACAGGAATAGGCATTGAAGCAAACGCGGTTAAATCGGTAATTACCGACCTGATGCAAGAAGCAGCTCAATCGCTTACCCAGTTGGTTGGCGCAAAAGCATACAAGCTAAGCCATCTTGGAGGACGTGGAATTGTTGACAGCCGTCCGTTCCAGATTTTTGAGGGATCGAATGATATTCTTTATGCTCAGATTTCAGAAGGAATTGTAAAGCAAATGCGCAAGCTGAAAGAAACAAACTTATTCAATTTCCTGAAAGGATATGAATTAACCAGTCGCTCAGCCGACCAATTAAAAGACCTCTTCAACTTTAACTTGAATCTGCAACTACCTCAACGTAAAATGGTGGAACTGGGACAAGTTATTGGTCGTGTTATTTCGATGGACATGGTACACAGATTGGCCGACGAAGGATTTCGCAGCGAGCTTATTGAAGGTGGAGTAAACATGCTTCAGCAAGAAATTACACAAACCATGAGCAAATTCAAATCAAAAACACTTGACTTGGTTATTGAAGATTATCAGGATGACAGTTCCTGGCTTCAATTTTCAATCTGA